Within Porites lutea chromosome 2, jaPorLute2.1, whole genome shotgun sequence, the genomic segment agaaaaacaacaacaataacaactacAAGACGTAGATTAAAAAGTCAAAAGGATCGGAATTCTTTGTTTAGAAGAGGACGAAAGTTTTAACGCTCTAGGCCTGGAGTGTATATCTGCGAGTAGGGTGTCACAGACTTATAAAgaaaaccaagagaggataaaggggagagagaaggcatcccctatacacaccctattccacaggtaacTCGTCTCGAGTAATTTTTAAGAttacagatcccaagggggattagacaacagccaatcacatagcacgaatgtgttccgcgtggatgacccacgttcagagccacgcgtccttcgcccttcctctcttgtatagagctaacagtacagcagagAATTCCTttacacactgaatattctctcaggatcatttataatttacagtttgaagagagcaatttctggtttgatatttatttttttcttagtcttttattattcaacaaaaataacacttagcgtcctacttgctttattgtacaaacgaccggtttcaacagaccggcgaaatttctcattttattaaagcactgaggttacgacaacttcgagttaaactgatttcacgggttgtcaaagagtccagcgattcccttttcccaggtgagcgccgactcatttcgcgtcaatattcaggaatgctctcgatctctttaccctttcattgcctttcgcccgacatgttttgcacggcgtttaggtcatgcgaaacctccacgaaacatccacgcagcgtgcgaggtaactttatcccgattctaaaaataactcgagacgaattacctatggaatagagTGTGTATGGGGGATCCCTCTTGAGAAAACTTAACGTAACTGCACTATGTATAAAAAAGcgactttttaaaacatttagctataaaaaattgcgaaaaaacttttctttaaaacattaaagaatttttaagaaaagttaaaaaatacacgacgtttcgacgttacCGGACGTCATTTACAAGTGAAAAGAAATGATGTAGTCACTCTGAGTGTTAAGGCTAGGCCTCAGTTCTTTGATAAATAGCATTTCCTAAACGAGGCAGTCAAATTTCCCTTGAAATCATATTTTGAAATGCCCCATTTGATGACAGACAAACCCTGACTCGAAATCGGTTGACGTTCTTTCACATCTTACGCCATCTTTTGAACCCCAACTTGATCTTTCGAATAAagcattaattattttatttataactCTTTAGGACCACTATGGGAATCAAGGAAAAAAGAGCCGATCACGAGTCACGAAAATACCCGTCACTACCAGGGGAGGGGTGATCGACCAATAATAgtataggtgagccgctgagggatTGAAGCTAAAAAATACCTTCCCTGTTCACGACAATATGTTCAATTTTATCATTCTGTTTaggaaaaaggggaaaatgcACGCTGTCTTGTTTTAAAGCGATTTATAGGCAATTGCAATAGAGCAAATTGACATTATAGTCATTGCATTTGTATACTTGGAGTACAGACAAATTTCATCAAGCAAATCAGATTAATCGTGCCAGCAGTGccctgtttataattaggacAGAGTTGCACGTAAAAATATGTCCTctttaggacagagaggacaAACACCATGATACACTGTTTAGCTGGGAAGATCCCCGTATAAGTCATATAAGGGAGAGCACCTCCCGGTCTATAGAATAGTCGTAATTAGTGTTTCTGTGGAAACTGTAATCGTCTTCGGACTGAGAATAACTTATCTGAGATAATTAATTTCTTGGGCTATTGAGtatgttgttggttctctcctttgctccgaaacGTTTTTTTCCTGGTACTCCgttttttcccctctcctcaaataacaaatttccaaattccagtcaagtagacgaagaaccactaagtggatgtgctaccttAAAATCGTTGTTAGCGTCGCAAAGTACCTGCTGGAGGCACTGCAAACATCATCGATACCATTATCTCAACACCTGGAACACCTGAATGAGTTGCTCAGCGGGTAGATTCTACACTCACAGAAACTTTCTCAATCAAAAGGCAATTTTCTCAAACTTGTCCTTGTGGCCTCGGCGTATGTTTCAATACGCATGCACTTCATTAGGGCCTGTTATTTTTCAAGAAAGTATTTCTCCACGCTCCTATACCTCAAGCTTCTTATGCCATAAAGAAAAGACTCtgtgatttatttatttgaacgTTAGCCTAAGTATCAGGCTTGCCTTAAGGGTTaagggagaggagattttagacgGCAGAGGGGGAGAGGGCATCGTCTCCCCTTATCGCTTTTCTCTTTCCCCTCAAGGAACACCTGTTACTCGGGCCACGTGATCGTTCTTCTTCTAGACCAGGTGCTTAAGGTCAGGTCTAAAAGATGAAGGTTGTGCGAGGGTGATGGCCGTTCTACAAATTTAATTCATGCATGACACAAATCACATGTAACTGAATTTATATACAACATTGATTCTGTTGGTTAACTAAGGGAGGCTTCATGGCATGTAGAAATGGGCTTTTTGCATGTAAAAATAAGATTtactttatttgtaaatagaCTAACGTAATTGTAAGGCTGGCACTGGGGTAGTCGGTAAGACTACGCAACGCAGCTCAAATTTTGTAGCTAAAGTGGAAGcgtatgcttttttaaaaaaataaacgttaaatttaaacatttttaagaaaaaataatcgAGGGTACATATCACTTCACATTAAGCCCTACGTTTATCAGATCCTTTGTAAATATCTTGTTACTCCAGTGAGCGTGCCAATTGTAAAATTTTATGGACTGGCATGTacatataaaacaaaatttcctTTAACCGCATTCATTCTTATTTAAAAGGCAGCAAATCTGCGTTAATAATATTGATataagtgaaaatatttttgtcgGCCTTTCAATTGTAATCCTTAATCATATATACTTCTAAGATCTATCGTTACTCGTTACTGTTGAAAGAAATAGTCACAAACGAACAAACGGGCAGACTACAAATTGCGCGTAAGCAAAGTAACTAGCTAACAGGAATTGGAATGTTATGTTGAAGGGAAAAAGTCGAAATATAAAAACGGCTTCTAGAAGAGAACTTCAAAGAGTAAAACCATAATGGCAATTCCACAACTCCTCTCGTGAAGTCATCTCTACTAAGCTGAGTTAGAAAGTATTGTTCGTAGGAGAAGAAACGGAAAACTAGCAAACAAACTAGTAAATGTCTATACAACAAATATATCTTACTTTTTCTCTCAGTAGAAACTGCTGTAGTGGTGATTCGTGATATTAATGACTCTTTGATCACCGATATATTATGTAAAATGCTCTGATATAACTGGTATCACGTTGATACATTTCACAGGTTTGACATGTCACCAGTTTCTACGTCAAACGGTTAGTAAACGAGGATAATCACCCCCTGCTACCAGCACAGAGACTCAATTGAAACACCCTTTTCCTGGATAACGTCTAATGGAGCCTAGAGCTGACTGGTGCCTGAAATGATATTTCCAGCATATGCGCCGCGTAGGAGGAGGCAACTAACTTGCACGTTAGGTAGTATTGGAAAAATCGCCTGTAACTTCTTTAAGAAGAGCATCTTCTAAAAGTTCAGAAGATTAATTTGCTCAGGTAATATCTAAAAAAGGCTAACTTCATCACACATGTTTCTTGGTGAATGCAAAGGTCAATTGCCTTCTTTCATTATCAAAACAAGCCTTTAATAGTTTTTGGATCTTCACGTAGCAAGTATCCTTCTTCTCTGTCAAACTTGTTACGTGTAAATAGTTTTGATACAAAATTTATCCAATGTTGTAACCTAAATAGATAGTATACTActagggtgcttaccatttacacaaactatccgggtggaaatcttgtgcattaAGGTAAAACTATAGAATTTGATATGGTGGGAGACTCGTAACACAGTCTAAACAATGATTATGTACTGAGGGACAATCAAGAACCCATCTCGATCACCATTATTGGACACATATACATACCTGCCAACCtccggagatctaaaatctggagactctctattttgcactacccccccccccacccgcgAACGTCAACAGCACCAACACCCCAACACCCCCCCGCGCCAACAAATtgccttaggacattatatgacaTCTTACATGACGTACATAGAATCAAAATGCGCTTTCATCATTGTAATGACGAACTAAACTTTGTCATTGACTAAACATGtgcaaaaatgtcccagaaactgtacaatgaatacaaaaagttcgaattttgtgaaaaatggactaaatttcaaactaaagcacagaaatgctcaaaagttcatttatccgggagatttggtgctctaacggggagaccgggagatttgatgaaaaacttggagactcccgggaaaaccgggagagttggcaggtatgcaTATAAAAcatgttctttgtttttcagtttctagCCTCAGCAACCATTAATCCAACAGTGCGCAAACCAAATGCAAATTCGCGATGTAGAAGAGGTGGGAAACACACTTGGACTTCAGCTCACAGAAAGGTTCTTGCAAATCTCTTTGACCATAGGGTTGCTGTGCTGGCATTCGTTATAGCAGCCAAAGTTAGaggtaaaaaatgaaaaggggTTGTTGCTCCGAACGAGGAGATTCTAGTGGTAATCTCTGACCATTCATTTTTATGGATACAGATTTTATTATCCTTTACTGAGTTTTTCATCAATACCAGTTATGAACTGGAATAAAGAGAATGACCCAGGCTCTCCAGCTTTAAATAAGATTAAGACCCCCCGTACAGTCAAAATTCAATTCCAATCAAGTTAAGTCACCCTCATCAATGATGGTTGCAATTTAAAAGCAAGGAAAGATACGTCAATGGTATAAAATCAGAATCTATATAAtgtatagagcggttttcatttgagtgtcgaaaagtaattggttttgcactttctacacgatgcgattggcttaaaagattcgcgccaccttttcatccaatcagaagtaaaaccaaagccaattgtgacgcgctcgcatgcattttcccgcgctttgcgtcagccacatgtaattacttcgagttttgattggttcaatgtattgtctgtgtcatatgtgattggccagagtaattactttggttttggttttacgacactcaaacgaaaaccactctattaaAAGGCCCCACAAATATTTTTGATTCgacgatgatggtgatggtgatggtcaTAATCATAATGTTGATGATGCTATTAAATGATgttgatttttttgaaattaatgtGGCCTATAGCAAAATGAGCCTACCGACCCTTAAAGAGTGTGGCGAGGCGTTTATTAAGGAAAGGAGCTTTTGATTAAGACCATACTATCAATCTCCAACTATGAGTTACAGTATTAGAAGGATCTAAAACGTTTTCTTCTTCAGTAGTTGAATCTTGTGGGCTGACTGCACATTAAAATGTAATTCTGGAACATCGACCTTAGTAACACGATTTTTGTTAAAAGGTCCTTTCTTATTTTGATCGACGAATTTTTTCCATGGCCAGCCTGAATTAGAATTAGAACGACACTGACTTCTGTGGAAACTTCCCTTTTTTACGTTTTGTGGAAATTCACCCATCATGTTTCCAGCTGGTTTGTACCTGCCTACAATATAGGCACATTCCATTCCGTTTTGTTGAGATTGAGCTCTCCCAATGCCAAGCTCAGTGCTCTCTTTCCAAACAACTTGGGTGAAGTGACCCGTACCTCCTGAAAATCCACCGCTAGCGAAATTATAACCAGGATCACAGACCTCGTTGTACCTAAAACATAtcaaaaaattaaaggaaagaGAAATCAAAATGTGACAGAGACGACAAGGTGCAGGGCTGTGCTTAGTTCACACCAAGAAAGGATATGTACTGAGGGTTCACACTGTAGACTGGCTCATCGACAAGTAAGTTTGTGATGTAATTCCAGTCAGAAAAATTAAGGGAATTTATGCCTAACCGAATTTCctaaatttttatattttctcaaGGAGAAAAAGCTCGTCACTTCTTGGAACTTTCCAATGTCCAGACATATTGCCCTGGCTGATCTACCAGTCAGTGCTCAAGAGCTTGAAACCCGGTTATCGGAAATTACCACGCAGGCCAGAAAAGAGAGTCTCATAGGGGCAGTAACTTTGACGgttattttttccaattttgagaCATTTATGGGCTTTCActtataaaatttcaaaatataatcacaagttttaagatctgttttttaaaatgtttgagaATATAggaatttgtttttcaagtttaaagCAGATTCTTCAGGAGCCAGAATTCAGTGAAGATCTGCTGAAATAGGGGGATTTGGAATACCTTGAAACGTGTTTACGGTTGACAGTAAAAACAGAGCTTTTTCtacggttgacggttaaattttaggaTGCTTGAAAGctgacggttaaccccattgagatcCTCAGTAAAATAGACAGATGGAAAAAGGGAAGATGAGGAAGAAGGACAAGGGAGCTAATGGGACTTGGATGCAGCAACGTCGAATTCATCGAGGCATTTGCATCCTTTTAAATTGATTAACCGTTTAATAAAAAAGCCCTTCAatccaaatttgaattttcatttgttCTCCCTATATATTTGCTATAGAAGGTTTGGGAGAAGTTGTGGAAGAATCAACCAgcttcatcttgtgtgatcatttcCCCTTCATTCTCGTCACCGATCagttttataaagcattgatatcaCAAGAAGATTTTCGATGCTGATCAATATTTGGGCTTAACTCTCACCAGTTTGTAACAGCCTCTTCCATGGACTGTGGACCACTGGTGGAGCATCCCATGGAAAGATTTTCTCCTTGTCCTCTCCTCTCGTTCGAATCTGAATGCTGCAGTGTCCCCATTGTAGCAAGTCTCTCAGCGTAGGCCTTAGCCTGGTCACACATCTCTCTATTGAGTGTCATTGGTGGTGCTTCGTGTATTTGGCGATACTCATTATGTTTTGCCAAACCAGCTCTTTCTTCTTCAGTGAacccttaaaagaaaaaacagcaaaaagaaaagaaaaagtaaaaaaattataaaaaaataaaaagcacacAATTTTGGGGGTCGTTCTTTAGACCAGCATTGAATTAGTTGAATTGCTACATTTTATCCACTGTGACATATaaaagtaataatgataataataataataataataataataatagtaatgataataaatactactactactactactactactactactactactactactactactactactactactactaataataataataacaataatcatcatcatcatcatcatcatcatcatcctgatatagagattacagacaaatggtacgaacacgagCCAGAGACCGTGATGCACAATAAAGacaacaacatcaccatcatgtgggacatgccagtcaatactgatagaactataacagcgaacagaccagacatcatcgttaaagattcagtgaattccacctgcaaactgattgatatgactgttccatcagacagaaacatcgcactgaaggaaactaaaaaaaagagtaagtacaaagacctagaactagaaatacagagaatgtggcatatgaaaccgtagtgatccctgtggttgttggtgcgcttggaacagtgaagaagggtatggtagaaaacataaagaaagtatcagagagagctactatgacagagaCTCAAacgatctgcatgctgggatctgcgcgaatcctcagaaaggtgctcagtgtatgaacagaatgattgacttgagtgactgacgctctaggtgcatggtttgcgcccggctgacgcacaaaaagaacacaagcaaagactgtgataaaagagatgatgataataataataataataataataataataataa encodes:
- the LOC140928333 gene encoding venom allergen 3-like, which gives rise to MWFFFLLLSVAASQAAQSNIKISGTGKSVNGRTSLNINVEIVGGTGPTQGPMTAPTSGTGRPKAGGFTEEERAGLAKHNEYRQIHEAPPMTLNREMCDQAKAYAERLATMGTLQHSDSNERRGQGENLSMGCSTSGPQSMEEAVTNWYNEVCDPGYNFASGGFSGGTGHFTQVVWKESTELGIGRAQSQQNGMECAYIVGRYKPAGNMMGEFPQNVKKGSFHRSQCRSNSNSGWPWKKFVDQNKKGPFNKNRVTKVDVPELHFNVQSAHKIQLLKKKTF